The following coding sequences are from one Lolium rigidum isolate FL_2022 chromosome 6, APGP_CSIRO_Lrig_0.1, whole genome shotgun sequence window:
- the LOC124667187 gene encoding uncharacterized protein LOC124667187 codes for MGGGSLAIVEKKPPLNAGGCAGGVLFHLLDWHRRLARKRRLFSPRRLLPSAARSSNSSSTRRLLPAPPPSPAPPPPPRPKLGMAAGSDSPAAAPPGVVARLMGLESWPADAPLTTTPPPRPQKQRKVDAAAVQEDAVSSVVVMLSRRPSAHAHARSHHSADLPARSPRRARLVHAAAARLLDPGSSRGRLACAYACSSPQHRGHAGGTLQDFLSRSDSLAAPPADAEPDSAVGSSSRWQRMQRSVETAMAGDAGAGLVMSGSDTIVVPRTDFGDADMSRDSTPDVDGMRKDNRARTGGMGSCAGVRSSSAGAGLRTGEQRLLRKRGTFSRPDVPRSIASGNLASATRSIGNAPELAPGGSSSRRAACNSGPSREPMSSITSQRSTRRDGIDRSGLASTSRNVSNASGPRRGSRKKIDHGTRFSSNRDDRNAAAFASSSSMRPASRASSLGQVSEKRGFRSTQSDTSCTRMPVVDAKCLEIEYRCAGATSEKEEFSRLLKAKIDELGLSDKVAPSDAHSANLTVSLLQELIAALTDDTNTSASQCTSQCSNYSDSSAPLNNADTVCNSNDQSLGFHKCYQFQGDREADFSVTCTNDEPNQPSPTSVLEACFSNDASSLGSPVEKNEGKEFFVSMENKMEDLFNLDSDMVELAMSIDTTKTDAHGREEIPHVQSFAAHDFNFLEGRLHSIGEAVANAELLLDSSLFCGMPSSLSLHSFIVEMLETVEGCFCDGSESLGFEEENKYQRTNFLFDCIVESLDSRFRNFGKCGYKAWLRLPLTLSKDMLKREVSEEISTWMDPVDEVPSNRAAEKELDQVATASQDACKVEAFNISVAIENDILEALVGEFASDQC; via the exons ATGGGCGGCGGCAGCCTGGCCATCGTGGAGAAGAAGCCGCCGCTGAACGCCGGGGGGTGCGCGGGCGGGGTGCTCTTCCACCTGCTCGACTGGCACCGCCGCCTCGCCCGCAAGCGCCGCCTcttctccccgcgccgcctcctcccctccgccgcccgcTCCTCAAACTCCTCCTCCACCCGCAGGCTCCTCCCGGCCCCGCCGCCGTCCCCCGCCCCGCCACCCCCGCCTCGCCCCAAGTTGGGAATGGCCGCTGGGTCtgactcccccgccgccgcccctcccggcGTCGTCGCACGGCTCATGGGCCTCGAGTCCTGGCCCGCCGACGCCCCCCTCACCACCACCCCTCCGCCCAGGCCGCAGAAGCAGCGCAAGGTGGACGCGGCGGCGGTGCAAGAAGACGCCGTGTCGTCGGTGGTGGTGATGCTGAGCCGGCGCCCGTCCGCGCACGCGCACGCGCGGAGCCACCACAGCGCCGACCTGCCGGCGCGGAGCCCGAGGCGGGCGCGCCTCGTGCACGCCGCCGCGGCCAGGCTGCTGGACCCGGGCTCCTCCAGGGGCAGGCTCGCGTGCGCGTACGCCTGCTCCTCGCCGCAGCACCGCGGCCACGCCGGCGGCACGCTCCAGGACTTCCTGTCCCGGTCCGACAGCCTGGCCGCTCCTCCAGCGGACGCGGAGCCGGACAGCGCCGTCGGGTCTTCGTCCCGGTGGCAGCGGATGCAGCGCTCCGTTGAGACCGCCATGGCAGGCGATGCTGGTGCTGGGTTGGTGATGAGTGGTAGTGATACGATTGTAGTGCCAAGAACAGATTTTGGTGATGCAGACATGAGTAGAGACA GCACTCCTGATGTGGACGGCATGCGAAAGGATAACAGAGCAAGAACTGGGGGAATGGGCAGCTGTGCCGGGGTCAGATCGAGCAGTGCCGGCGCTGGATTGAGAACTGGAGAACAAAGGCTGCTGCGAAAGAGGGGAACCTTCTCTAGGCCGGATGTTCCGAGGAGCATCGCGTCTGGGAACTTGGCTAGTGCAACGCGTTCGATCGGCAATGCTCCTGAACTGGCACCTGGTGGTAGTAGCAGCAGGAGGGCAGCATGCAATTCCGGTCCAAGCAGGGAACCGATGAGTTCAATCACTTCGCAAAGAAGCACTCGCAGAGACGGGATCGATCGGAGCGGGCTGGCGTCCACGAGCAGGAATGTAAGCAATGCGTCTGGGCCGAGAAGAGGATCACGCAAGAAGATCGACCATGGTACGAGATTCAGTAGTAACAGAGATGACCGTAATGCAGCTGCATTTGCCTCTAGCTCATCCATGAGACCGGCGTCCAGGGCTTCGTCACTCGGCCAAGTTTCAGAGAAGAGAGGGTTCCGAAGCACGCAATCTGATACCAGTTGTACAAGAATGCCAGTAGTGGATGCCAAATGTTTGGAAATTGAATATCGTTGTGCGGGCGCTACATCTGAGAAAGAGGAGTTTAGCAGGTTGTTGAAAGCGAAAATCGATGAGCTTGGCCTGTCTGATAAGGTTGCACCAAGTGACGCTCATTCAGCAAACTTGACCGTGTCATTGCTCCAGGAGCTCATCGCTGCCCTTACTGATGACACAAACACCTCGGCCTCTCAATGCA CCTCTCAATGCAGTAACTATTCCGATTCATCAGCTCCTCTGAATAATGCTGACACCGTATGCAATTCCAATGATCAATCGCTTGGATTTCACAAGTGTTATCAG TTCCAGGGTGACCGAGAGGCTGATTTTTCCGTTACATGCACAAATGATGAGCCCAATCAGCCAAGTCCAACATCAGTCCTCGAAGCATGCTTTTCAAATGATGCTTCCTCCTTAGGCAGTCCAGTTGAAAAGAATG AAGGTaaagaattttttgtttcaatggaGAACAAGATGGAAGACCTCTTCAATTTGGACTCTGACATGGTAGAGTTGGCCATGTCCATTGACACAACAAAGACTGATGCTCATGGCCGTGAAGAAATTCCACATGTTCAGAGTTTTGCGGCGCATGACTTCAACTTCTTAGAAGGGAGGCTCCACAGCATTGGAGAGGCTGTTGCAAACGCTGAACTGCTTCTGGACAGTAGCCTTTTCTGCGGCATGCCATCAAGTCTATCACTCCATTCTTTCATTGTCGAAATGCTGGAAACTGTCGAGGGTTGCTTCTGCGACGGATCGGAGAGCCTAGGTTTCGAGGAAGAGAACAAGTACCAGCGCACCAACTTCCTGTTCGACTGCATCGTCGAGTCGCTGGATTCAAGGTTCCGCAACTTCGGCAAATGCGGGTACAAGGCGTGGCTGAGGCTCCCTCTCACTCTGAGCAAGGACATGCTGAAGAGGGAGGTGTCCGAGGAGATCAGCACATGGATGGACCCTGTCGACGAGGTTCCTTCAAACCGAGCAGCGGAGAAAGAGCTGGACCAAGTGGCTACTGCCAGCCAGGACGCATGCAAGGTGGAAGCGTTCAATATCAGCGTCGCGATCGAGAATGACATACTTGAGGCCCTTGTCGGTGAGTTTGCATCTGACCAATGCTGA